In Brassica rapa cultivar Chiifu-401-42 chromosome A06, CAAS_Brap_v3.01, whole genome shotgun sequence, a single window of DNA contains:
- the LOC103872749 gene encoding sugar transporter ERD6-like 4 — MSFREETEEGRNDLRRPFLHTGSWYRMGSRQSSMLESSQVIRDSSISVLACVLIVALGPIQFGFTCGYSSPTQADITRDLGLTVSEYSVFGSLSNVGAMVGAIASGQIAEYIGRKGSLMIAAIPNIIGWLSISFAKDTSFLYMGRLLEGFGVGIISYTVPVYIAEIAPQNMRGALGSVNQLSVTIGIMLAYLLGLFVPWRILAVLGVLPCTLLIPGLFFIPESPRWLAKMGLTDDFETSLQVLRGFDTDITIEVNEIKRSVASSTKRSAIRFVDLKRRRYYFPLMVGIGLLVLQQLGGINGVLFYSSTIFESAGVSSSNVATFGVGAVQVVATAVATWLVDKSGRRLLLMISSIGMTISLVIVAAAFYLKEFVSPDSDMYNILSMVSVVGVVTMVITCSLGMGPIPWLIMSEILPVNIKGLAGSIATLANWFVSWLVTMTANMLLAWSSGGTFTLYALVCGFTVAFVSLWVPETKGKTLEEIQALFR, encoded by the exons ATGAGTTTCAGGGAGGAGACGGAGGAGGGAAGAAATGATCTTCGGCGACCATTCTTACACACGGGAAGTTGGTACCGGATGGGTTCCAGACAGTCTAGCATGTTGGAATCATCTCAAGTCATTCGAGACAGCTCCATCTCTGTCTTAGCTTGTGTTTTGATCGTTGCACTTGGTCCTATTCAATTCGGTTTCACT TGTGGTTATTCTTCTCCAACTCAAGCTGATATTACTAGGGATCTTGGCTTAACTGTATCAGAG TACTCTGTGTTTGGGTCTCTATCCAATGTGGGTGCTATGGTTGGTGCAATTGCGAGTGGTCAGATTGCTGAATACATCGGAAGAAAAGGG TCTCTGATGATTGCTGCAATTCCCAATATTATTGGCTGGCTTTCAATATCGTTTGCCAAA GATACCTCTTTTCTGTACATGGGAAGATTGTTAGAAGGTTTCGGCGTGGGGATCATATCTTATACG GTGCCTGTATATATAGCCGAGATCGCACCACAGAACATGAGAGGAGCCTTAGGTTCTGTAAACCAG CTTTCTGTAACAATTGGGATAATGTTGGCATATCTACTCGGTCTCTTTGTTCCATGGAGAATTCTTGCAGTTTTGG GAGTATTGCCGTGTACATTATTGATACCTGGTCTGTTTTTCATCCCTGAATCTCCTCGGTGGCTG GCAAAGATGGGTTTAACAGATGATTTTGAAACTTCGTTGCAAGTTCTTCGTGGTTTTGATACTGATATCACCATTGAGGTTAATGAGATCAAG AGATCTGTGGCATCATCTACGAAACGCTCTGCAATTCGGTTTGTAGACCTCAAGCGTAGGAGATACTATTTCCCACTAATG GTTGGTATAGGACTTCTTGTACTTCAACAACTTGGAGGAATTAACGGCGTCTTGTTCTACTCGAGTACAATCTTTGAATCTGcag GGGTCTCATCAAGTAATGTAGCAACATTTGGAGTTGGTGCTGTTCAG GTAGTGGCGACTGCAGTAGCGACATGGTTGGTGGATAAATCAGGTCGCCGACTTCTGCTCATG ATCTCTTCTATAGGGATGACGATTAGCCTGGTGATTGTAGCAGCCGCATTTTACCTTAag GAATTCGTATCACCTGACTCGGATATGTACAACATTCTAAGCATGGTCTCTGTTGTTGGAGTTGTG ACTATGGTTATTACTTGCTCTCTAGGGATGGGACCAATTCCATGGCTGATAATGTCTGAG attcttCCAGTGAATATCAAAGGCTTAGCCGGAAGTATAGCAACTTTGGCTAACTGGTTTGTCTCGTGGTTAGTCACAATGACTGCAAATATGCTCTTAGCTTGGAGCAGTGGTGGAACGTTTACTCTCTATGCTTTGGTTTGTGGATTCACTGTGGCTTTTGTGAGTCTTTGGGTTCCTGAGACCAAAGGCAAAACGCTTGAAGAGATTCAAGCTTTGTTCAGATGA
- the LOC103872750 gene encoding DNA-3-methyladenine glycosylase 1, whose translation MGEQSSSQPQSPQPETQTLIPPQSNGASGDIVSSTTIDTRRITELGNVSSPPSKIPLRPRKIRKLTHDGEDAKAEEDNNKTTAKGKPSRAITVPRIHARPLTYEGELEAAIHHLRSADPLLAELIDVYPPPSFESFPTPFLALIRNILYQQLAAKAGNSIYTRFVALCGGEHVVVPETVLALDPQQLRQIGVSGRKASYLHDLARKYQNGILSDSAIVSMDDKSLFTMLTMVNGIGSWSVHMFMINSLHRPDVLPVNDLGVRKGVQMLYNLEELPRPSQMEQLCVKWRPYRSVASWYMWRLIEAKGASATSTVSRSVMSLPPPLDDIQQQEHQQQQQSQQLLDPMSVFSIGSWGQS comes from the exons ATGGGCGAACAATCATCGTCTCAACCACAATCTCCCCAACCCGAGACTCAAACCCTAATTCCGCCGCAATCAAACGGCGCATCCGGCGATATCGTCTCATCCACCACCATCGACACCCGACGGATCACGGAACTAGGCAACGTGTCGTCTCCCCCTTCCAAAATCCCCCTCCGTCCCCGGAAAATCCGGAAGCTCACGCACGACGGCGAAGACGCTAAGGCGGAGGAAGATAACAACAAAACCACCGCTAAAGGTAAACCGTCACGCGCTATAACCGTCCCGAGAATCCACGCGCGCCCCCTCACGTACGAAGGCGAGCTCGAGGCGGCGATTCACCACCTCCGCAGCGCGGACCCCTTGCTCGCGGAGCTGATCGACGTCTACCCTCCGCCGTCGTTCGAGTCCTTCCCGACTCCGTTCCTGGCGCTGATACGCAACATCCTCTACCAGCAGCTCGCCGCGAAAGCCGGGAACTCGATCTACACGCGGTTCGTCGCTCTCTGCGGCGGCGAGCACGTCGTCGTCCCCGAGACGGTCTTGGCCTTGGACCCTCAGCAGCTTCGTCAGATAGGAGTATCGGGAAGGAAGGCGAGCTACCTCCACGACCTCGCTAGGAAGTATCAAAACGGAATCTTGTCTGATTCGGCGATCGTGAGCATGGATGACAAGTCTCTGTTCACGATGCTGACGATGGTTAATGGGATCGGGTCGTGGTCTGTTCACATGTTTATGATCAATTCTTTGCATAGACCTGATGTTTTGCCGGTTAATGATCTCGGGGTTAGGAAAGGTGTTCAGATGTTGTATAACTTGGAGGAGTTGCCTCGGCCTTCGCAGATGGAGCAGCTGTGTGTTAAGTGGCGGCCGTACAGGTCGGTGGCTTCTTGGTACATGTGGCGGCTTATTGAAGCTAAGGGCGCATCAGCAACGAGTACTGTTTCACGAAGTGTTATGTCGTTGCCGCCGCCGTTAGACGACATTCAACAACAAGAAcatcagcagcagcagcagtcACAGCAGCTTCTGGATCCTATGAGCGTGTTCAGTATCGG GTCTTGGGGACAGTCATAA
- the LOC103872752 gene encoding uncharacterized protein LOC103872752 isoform X2, producing the protein MTMNHHHLVNSARILLCMLEALFGHWSGVPEFMQIQMLWQNFLAVATHPPQSYSHKIGVRLSGRGIIQIWCVINVKCNNDSANISGKKTAKPQKKPSVEVNNKGEPKKPRGRPRKHPIETTTESKKPRGRPKRKCSTADLPVELDGDVLCVEALSVRYPEEPVVPETPLPVTETKTNSESSGQVLSSENANIKLPVRRRRTKTQRAEEACKPAMSEDSEAVGNNVPGEQSAGISENIALPRVVLCLAHNGKVAWDMKWRPLSPDDSLDKHRMGYLAVLLGNGSLEVWDVPMPQAISALYLSSKKEATDPRFVKLAPVFKCSNLKCGDSQSIPLTVEWSSSGNPDFLLVGCHDGTVALWKFSITKCSEDTRPLLVFSADTSPIRAVAWAPGESDQESANVIATAGHGGLKFWDLRDPYRPLWDLHPVPRFIYSLDWLQDPKCVLLSFEDGTMRILSLVKVAYDVPATGRPYPNTKQQGLSVYNCSSYPIWSIQVSRLTGMAAYCIADGSVVHFQLTTKAVEKDPRNRTPHFLCGRLTMNDSTFIVHSPAPNVPIMLKKLISENGEKQRCLKSLLNESPNRHTSPVSDGQPLAFAQDEEPGLESETEETNKKGSKSKAKKRKGNTIEEDENRGALVCVKEDGDEGEEGRRKEGSNSSSRVKVERLPPKMVAMHRVRWNMNKGSERLLCYGGAAGIVRCQEIASFGSVGKPNLRPHR; encoded by the exons ATGACGATGAATCATCATCACTTGGTGAACTCAG CAAGGATTTTGTTATGCATGTTGGAGGCTCTGTTTGGGCATTGGAGTGGTGTCCCAGAGTTCATGCAAATCCAGATGCTCTGGCAAAAT TTTCTAGCTGTGGCTACTCATCCGCCTCAATCATACAGCCACAAGATAGGCGTTCGACTTTCAGGCAGGGGCATTATTCAGATATGGTGCGTTATAAATGTCAAATGCAACAACGATAGCGCAAATATATCAGGGAAGAAGACAGCAAAGCCTCAAAAGAAACCATCCGTTGAGGTTAATAATAAAGGAGAACCTAAAAAGCCGAGAGGCAGGCCTAGAAAGCATCCAATAGAGACAACAACAGAGTCTAAGAAGCCAAGAGGAAGACCTAAAAGGAAGTGCAGTACTGCTGACCTTCCTGTTGAGCTTGACGGTGACGTTCTATGCGTTGAAGCTTTGTCTGTTCGGTATCCGGAAGAGCCAGTTGTTCCAGAAACTCCTCTTCCGGTAACTGAAACTAAAACCAACAGTGAAAGCTCAGGACAAGTATTGTCTTCAGAAAATGCAAATATCAAACTTCCCGTTcggagaagaagaacaaaaaccCAACGTGCTGAAGAAGCTTGCAAACCGGCCATGTCAGAAGATAGTGAAGCTGTTGGAAACAACGTGCCAGGCGAACAATCCGCAGGTATCTCTGAAAACATTGCTCTTCCAAGGGTTGTCTTATGCCTGGCACACAATGGAAAAGTCGCCTGGGATATGAAATGGCGTCCCTTATCTCCAGATGATTCTCTTGATAAACATAGAATGGGGTATTTAGCTGTCTTGCTGGGGAATGGATCTCTGGAAGT GTGGGATGTTCCAATGCCTCAGGCCATATCAGCTCTATATTTGTCTTCAAAGAAAGAAGCGACTGATCCTCGTTTTGTGAAGCTGGCTCCCGTTTTCAAATGTTCAAACTTGAAGTGTGGTGATTCACAGAG TATTCCTTTGACAGTTGAATGGTCGAGTTCTGGGAACCCTGACTTCTTACTCGTTGGTTGCCACGATGGCAcg GTTGCTCTCTGGAAGTTTTCTATAACTAAATGTTCAGAAG ATACAAGACCTTTGCTTGTCTTCAGCGCAGATACATCTCCTATAAGGGCAGTTGCATGGGCTCCTGGTGAAAG TGATCAGGAAAGTGCAAACGTAATAGCTACTGCTGGACATGGAGGCCTCAAGTTTTGGGACTTACG tgATCCATACCGTCCTTTATGGGATTTGCATCCAGTACCAAGGTTTATTTACAGCCTCGATTGGTTACAAGACCCAAA ATGTGTCTTGTTGTCCTTTGAGGATGGAACAATGAGAATCCTAAGCTTGGTGAAGGTTGCCTACGATGTTCCCGCAACCGGAAGGCCGTATCCCAACACGAAACAGCAAGGGTTAAGCGTCTATAACTGTTCATCTTACCCCATCTGGAGTATTCAAGTTTCACGGCTTACAG GCATGGCTGCTTACTGCATTGCAGATGGGTCCGTTGTTCATTTCCAG CTTACGACCAAAGCAGTGGAAAAAGACCCGAGAAACCGGACACCTCACTTCCTCTGTGGACGACTGACAATGAACGATTCCACCTTTATAGTGCATAGTCCAGCGCCTAACGTGCCAATCATGTTGAAGAAGCTGATTAGTGAGAACGGTGAAAAACAGAGATGCCTTAAAAGTCTACTGAACGAATCTCCTAACCGACACACATCTCCTGTTTCAGATGGCCAGCCTCTAG CTTTTGCACAGGATGAAGAACCGGGGTTAGAGTCTGAAACCGAGGAAACTAACAAGAAgggatcaaaatcaaaggctaaaAAGAGAAAGGGGAACACAATAGAGGAGGACGAGAACAGAGGAGCGCTGGTTTGTGTTAAAGAAGATGGcgatgaaggagaagaaggaagaagaaaggAAGGAAGCAACAGTAGCAGCAGAGTGAAAGTAGAAAGGCTCCCACCTAAAATGGTGGCGATGCACAGAGTGCGGTGGAATATGAACAAAGGAAGCGAGAGATTGTTGTGTTATGGTGGAGCTGCTGGGATAGTTCGGTGTCAAGAGATTGCTTCATTTGGTTCGGTCGGTAAACCAAACTTGAGGCCTCATAGATAA
- the LOC103872751 gene encoding uncharacterized protein LOC103872751, protein MELEPISSCCSTSSSGEDAAANMTELEAAEALADLAQLAVMREQVFESAASWGSKGKRVRKRVKTESPPADSETLPTPDLAEERAVKEEGVEEVEPISREVTEVPVKTETNGETPKPNLASTLRCNRPSGCGRSRQNLSEAEREERRIRRILANRESARQTIRRRQAMCEELSKKAADLAYENENLRREKDWALKEFQSLETINKHLKEQVAKSVKPETKEPEESPKASQVEMSTSSTTPFYFYNQNPYQLFCWPHVTQPSNPMVSPLESQNGFTAPFTATGGASAKAMTSQENGNPGGDDNGQKTHFYVVPCPWFLPAPSDQSNGVPFAFEEPQRVVSSNGHHTDDSSTKPVEVTKTPTGIKEENSGSTETRPLYDLNESAAEVLSEEGDGFPVTTQQQAFSFKREDVSDSPNGVTPPGHRVLMSLPGKKQGSLAAAEARKRRKELTKLKNLHGRQCRMQV, encoded by the exons ATGGAGTTGGAGCCAATATCGAGCTGTTGTTCTACCTCTTCGTCTGGCGAAGACGCGGCGGCGAACATGACGGAGCTGGAGGCGGCAGAGGCATTGGCGGATTTGGCGCAGCTTGCGGTAATGCGGGAGCAGGTTTTCGAATCCGCGGCGAGCTGGGGAAGCAAAGGGAAACGAGTTCGGAAGCGAGTCAAGACCGAGTCTCCTCCGGCTGACTCGGAAACGTTACCTACTCCGGATCTAGCTGAG GAACGAGCAGTGAAAgaagaaggagtagaagaagttGAACCGATTAGTAGAGAAGTAACTGAAGTTCCGGTTAAAACTGAAACGAATGGTGAAACACCTAAACCAAATCTTGCTTCGACACTAAGGTGTAATAGACCAAGTGGCTGTGGCCGATCCAGGCAGAATTTAAGTGAg GCTGAAAGAGAAGAACGTAGAATCAGAAGAATACTAGCTAACAGAGAATCCGCTAGGCAGACTATTCGACGTAGACAG gcAATGTGCGAGGAGTTGAGTAAAAAAGCAGCTGATCTAGCATATGAGAACGAGAATCTGAGAAGG GAAAAAGATTGGGCCTTGAAAGAGTTTCAGTCTTTGGAGACGATTAACAAGCATTTAAAAGAACAG GTAGCGAAGTCAGTAAAACCAGAGACAAAAGAACCTGAAGAGTCCCCCAAGGCATCACAAGTTGAGATGTCTACATCATCTACTACTCCCTTTTACTTCTACAACCAGAATCCTTACCAGCTTTTCTGCTGGCCTCATGTTACTCAACCATCAAACCCAATGGTCTCGCCACTCGAAAGCCAAAACGGTTTTACAGCACCATTCACCGCTACTGGAGGAGCTTCTGCCAAAGCCATGACCTCGCAGGAGAATGGAAACCCTGGTGGTGATGATAATGGGCAGAAAACTCATTTCTACGTCGTGCCGTGCCCTTGGTTTCTCCCTGCTCCTTCTGATCAAAGCAATGGCGTCCCCTTTGCGTTTGAAGAACCACAAAGAGTCGTTTCTTCAAACGGACACCATACCGATGATTCTTCAACCAAACCAGTTGAGGTCACGAAAACTCCGACAGGCATCAAAGAAGAGAACTCTGGTTCAACCGAGACAAGACCTTTGTATGATCTCAACGAATCTGCAGCCGAAGTCCTCTCAGAAGAGGGAGATGGTTTTCCCGTAACAACACAACAACAAGCTTTTAGTTTCAAGCGTGAAGATGTGTCTGACTCGCCTAATGGAGTCACTCCGCCTGGCCACCGTGTTTTGATGTCTCTACCGGGGAAGAAGCAAGGCTCCTTGGCAGCAGCGGAAGCTAGAAAGAGAAGGAAAGAACTCACTAAGCTCAAGAACCTCCATGGCCGTCAATGTCGGATGCAAGTATGA
- the LOC103872752 gene encoding uncharacterized protein LOC103872752 isoform X1, whose amino-acid sequence MNEEEPSGSGEKECSISLFDYSVENYLKAMESISDLCNETGIDIEKTDLNRLSSSVTLLREWRHFSYEPKSFGFYNEVEKGCEPKDVNSHTLPQFSSARAPKVKIDDDESSSLGELSKDFVMHVGGSVWALEWCPRVHANPDALAKCEFLAVATHPPQSYSHKIGVRLSGRGIIQIWCVINVKCNNDSANISGKKTAKPQKKPSVEVNNKGEPKKPRGRPRKHPIETTTESKKPRGRPKRKCSTADLPVELDGDVLCVEALSVRYPEEPVVPETPLPVTETKTNSESSGQVLSSENANIKLPVRRRRTKTQRAEEACKPAMSEDSEAVGNNVPGEQSAGISENIALPRVVLCLAHNGKVAWDMKWRPLSPDDSLDKHRMGYLAVLLGNGSLEVWDVPMPQAISALYLSSKKEATDPRFVKLAPVFKCSNLKCGDSQSIPLTVEWSSSGNPDFLLVGCHDGTVALWKFSITKCSEDTRPLLVFSADTSPIRAVAWAPGESDQESANVIATAGHGGLKFWDLRDPYRPLWDLHPVPRFIYSLDWLQDPKCVLLSFEDGTMRILSLVKVAYDVPATGRPYPNTKQQGLSVYNCSSYPIWSIQVSRLTGMAAYCIADGSVVHFQLTTKAVEKDPRNRTPHFLCGRLTMNDSTFIVHSPAPNVPIMLKKLISENGEKQRCLKSLLNESPNRHTSPVSDGQPLAFAQDEEPGLESETEETNKKGSKSKAKKRKGNTIEEDENRGALVCVKEDGDEGEEGRRKEGSNSSSRVKVERLPPKMVAMHRVRWNMNKGSERLLCYGGAAGIVRCQEIASFGSVGKPNLRPHR is encoded by the exons ATGAATGAAGAAGAGCCTTCAGGAAGTGGTGAAAAAGAATGTAGTATATCATTGTTTGATTATTCTGTTGAAAATTATTTGAAGGCAATGGAATCGATCAGTGATCTATGTAATGAAACTGGTATTGATATTGAGAAGACTGATCTCAACAGACTATCATCCTCTGTTACACTCTTGAG GGAATGGAGGCATTTTAGTTATGAACCAAAAAGTTTTGGATTCTATAACGAAGTTGAAAAAGGCTGTGAACCAAAGGATGTCAACAGTCACACTTTGCCTCAATTTTCTTCTGCACGAGCTCCTAAG GTTAAGATAGATGACGATGAATCATCATCACTTGGTGAACTCAG CAAGGATTTTGTTATGCATGTTGGAGGCTCTGTTTGGGCATTGGAGTGGTGTCCCAGAGTTCATGCAAATCCAGATGCTCTGGCAAAATGTGAG TTTCTAGCTGTGGCTACTCATCCGCCTCAATCATACAGCCACAAGATAGGCGTTCGACTTTCAGGCAGGGGCATTATTCAGATATGGTGCGTTATAAATGTCAAATGCAACAACGATAGCGCAAATATATCAGGGAAGAAGACAGCAAAGCCTCAAAAGAAACCATCCGTTGAGGTTAATAATAAAGGAGAACCTAAAAAGCCGAGAGGCAGGCCTAGAAAGCATCCAATAGAGACAACAACAGAGTCTAAGAAGCCAAGAGGAAGACCTAAAAGGAAGTGCAGTACTGCTGACCTTCCTGTTGAGCTTGACGGTGACGTTCTATGCGTTGAAGCTTTGTCTGTTCGGTATCCGGAAGAGCCAGTTGTTCCAGAAACTCCTCTTCCGGTAACTGAAACTAAAACCAACAGTGAAAGCTCAGGACAAGTATTGTCTTCAGAAAATGCAAATATCAAACTTCCCGTTcggagaagaagaacaaaaaccCAACGTGCTGAAGAAGCTTGCAAACCGGCCATGTCAGAAGATAGTGAAGCTGTTGGAAACAACGTGCCAGGCGAACAATCCGCAGGTATCTCTGAAAACATTGCTCTTCCAAGGGTTGTCTTATGCCTGGCACACAATGGAAAAGTCGCCTGGGATATGAAATGGCGTCCCTTATCTCCAGATGATTCTCTTGATAAACATAGAATGGGGTATTTAGCTGTCTTGCTGGGGAATGGATCTCTGGAAGT GTGGGATGTTCCAATGCCTCAGGCCATATCAGCTCTATATTTGTCTTCAAAGAAAGAAGCGACTGATCCTCGTTTTGTGAAGCTGGCTCCCGTTTTCAAATGTTCAAACTTGAAGTGTGGTGATTCACAGAG TATTCCTTTGACAGTTGAATGGTCGAGTTCTGGGAACCCTGACTTCTTACTCGTTGGTTGCCACGATGGCAcg GTTGCTCTCTGGAAGTTTTCTATAACTAAATGTTCAGAAG ATACAAGACCTTTGCTTGTCTTCAGCGCAGATACATCTCCTATAAGGGCAGTTGCATGGGCTCCTGGTGAAAG TGATCAGGAAAGTGCAAACGTAATAGCTACTGCTGGACATGGAGGCCTCAAGTTTTGGGACTTACG tgATCCATACCGTCCTTTATGGGATTTGCATCCAGTACCAAGGTTTATTTACAGCCTCGATTGGTTACAAGACCCAAA ATGTGTCTTGTTGTCCTTTGAGGATGGAACAATGAGAATCCTAAGCTTGGTGAAGGTTGCCTACGATGTTCCCGCAACCGGAAGGCCGTATCCCAACACGAAACAGCAAGGGTTAAGCGTCTATAACTGTTCATCTTACCCCATCTGGAGTATTCAAGTTTCACGGCTTACAG GCATGGCTGCTTACTGCATTGCAGATGGGTCCGTTGTTCATTTCCAG CTTACGACCAAAGCAGTGGAAAAAGACCCGAGAAACCGGACACCTCACTTCCTCTGTGGACGACTGACAATGAACGATTCCACCTTTATAGTGCATAGTCCAGCGCCTAACGTGCCAATCATGTTGAAGAAGCTGATTAGTGAGAACGGTGAAAAACAGAGATGCCTTAAAAGTCTACTGAACGAATCTCCTAACCGACACACATCTCCTGTTTCAGATGGCCAGCCTCTAG CTTTTGCACAGGATGAAGAACCGGGGTTAGAGTCTGAAACCGAGGAAACTAACAAGAAgggatcaaaatcaaaggctaaaAAGAGAAAGGGGAACACAATAGAGGAGGACGAGAACAGAGGAGCGCTGGTTTGTGTTAAAGAAGATGGcgatgaaggagaagaaggaagaagaaaggAAGGAAGCAACAGTAGCAGCAGAGTGAAAGTAGAAAGGCTCCCACCTAAAATGGTGGCGATGCACAGAGTGCGGTGGAATATGAACAAAGGAAGCGAGAGATTGTTGTGTTATGGTGGAGCTGCTGGGATAGTTCGGTGTCAAGAGATTGCTTCATTTGGTTCGGTCGGTAAACCAAACTTGAGGCCTCATAGATAA